Proteins encoded within one genomic window of Equus caballus isolate H_3958 breed thoroughbred chromosome 20, TB-T2T, whole genome shotgun sequence:
- the GCLC gene encoding glutamate--cysteine ligase catalytic subunit isoform X2, which produces MGLLSQGSPLSWEETQRHADHVRRHGILQFLHIYHAVKDRHKDVLKWGDEVEYMLVSFDHENKRVQLILSGEEILETLQEQGERTNPNHPTLWRPEYGSYMIEGTPGQPYGGTMSEFNTVEDNMRKRRKEATSLLEGHQALCTITSFPRLGCPGFTLPEFKPNPVEGGASKSLFFPDEAINKHPRFSTLTRNIRHRRGEKVVINVPIFKDKNTPSPFIETFPEDDEAAKASKPDHVYMDAMGFGMGNCCLQVTFQACSIAEARYLYDQLATICPIVPLKKNKYRISKSRYDSIDSYLSECGEKYNDIDLTIDKEIYEQLLREGLDHLLAQHVAHLFIRDPLTLFEEKIHLDDANESDHFENIQSTNWQTMRFKPPPPNSDIGWRVEFRPMEVQLTDFENSAYVVFVVLLTRVILSYKLDFLIPLSKVDENMKVAQKRDAVLQEMFYFRKDICKGGNAVVDGCGKAQSSTELATEEYTLMSINTIINGKEGVFPGLIPILNSYLENMEVDVDTRCSILNYLKLIKKRASGELMTVARWMREFIANHPDYKQDSVITDEMNYSLIFKCNQIANELCECPELLGPAFRKVKYSGSKTESSN; this is translated from the exons GTGGAATACATGTTGGTATCTTTTGATCATGAAAATAAAAGAGTCCAGTTGATCCTGTCTGGAGAGGAAATTCTCGAAACTCTGCAAGAACAGGGGGAGAGGACAAACCCAAA CCATCCTACCCTTTGGAGACCAGAGTACGGGAGTTATATGATTGAAGGGACCCCCGGACAGCCGTACGGAGGAACGATGTCCGAGTTCAACACAGTTGAAGACAACATGCGCAAACGCCGGAAGGAGGCCACTTCGCTATTAGAAGGCCATCAGGCTCTTTGCACAATTACTTCCTTTCCCAG ATTAGGCTGTCCTGGGTTTACGCTGCCCGAGTTCAAACCCAACCCGGTCGAAGGAGGAGCTTCCAAGTCCCTCTTCTTTCCCGATGAAGCCATAAACAAGCACCCCCGCTTCAG TACCCTAACAAGAAACATCCGACataggagaggagaaaaggtCGTCATCAATGTACCAA tatttaaGGACAAGAATACACCATCTCCATTTATAGAAACGTTTCCCGAGGATGATGAGGCAGCGAAGGCTTCTAAGCCCGATCACGTTTACATGGACGCCATGGGATTTGGGATGGGCAACTGCTGTCTTCAG GTAACATTCCAAGCCTGCAGCATAGCTGAGGCCAGATACCTTTATGATCAGTTGGCCACCATCTGCCCAATTGTC ccactgaagaaaaataagtatAGGATTAGTAAATCCCGGTATGATTCAATAGACAGTTATTTATCTGAATGTGGTGAGAAATATAATGACATCGACTTGACAATAGATAAAGAAATCTATGAACAGCTGTTACGGGAAG GCCTTGACCACCTCCTGGCCCAGCATGTTGCTCATCTCTTCATCAGAGACCCACTGACTCTGTTTGAAGAGAAAATACACCTGGACGATGCCAACGAGTCTGACCATTTCGAG AATATTCAGTCCACAAATTGGCAGACAATGAGGTTTAAGCCCCCTCCTCCAAACTCGGATATCGGATGGCGAGTAGAATTCCGACCCATGGAG GTTCAGCTGACGGACTTTGAGAACTCCGCGTACGTGGTGTTTGTGGTGCTGCTCACCAGGGTGATCCTGTCGTACAAGCTGGATTTTCTCATCCCGCTGTCAAAG GTTGATGAAAACATGAAAGTCGCACAGAAACGGGATGCTGTCTTGcaggaaatgttttatttcaggaaagatatttgcaaag GTGGCAACGCCGTGGTGGATGGCTGTGGGAAGGCTCAGAGCAGCACGGAGCTGGCCACGGAGGAGTACACGCTGATGAGCATCAACACCATCATCAACGGGAAG GAAGGTGTGTTTCCTGGGCTGATCCCGATTCTGAACTCGTACCTTGAAAACATGGAAGTGGATGTGGACACCAGATGTAGCATTCTGAACTACCTAAAGCTGATTAAGAAGAGAGCATCTG gagaACTAATGACAGTTGCCAGATGGATGAGGGAGTTTATCGCGAACCATCCTGACTACAAGCAAGACAGTGTGATAACCGACGAAATGAACTATAGCCTTATTTTCAAGTGTAACCAAATTGCAAATGAATTATGTGAATGCCCAGAGCTACTCGGACCAGCAtttaggaaagtaaaatataGCGGAAGCAAAACTGAGTCTTCCAACTAG
- the GCLC gene encoding glutamate--cysteine ligase catalytic subunit isoform X1 has translation MGLLSQGSPLSWEETQRHADHVRRHGILQFLHIYHAVKDRHKDVLKWGDEVEYMLVSFDHENKRVQLILSGEEILETLQEQGERTNPNHPTLWRPEYGSYMIEGTPGQPYGGTMSEFNTVEDNMRKRRKEATSLLEGHQALCTITSFPRLGCPGFTLPEFKPNPVEGGASKSLFFPDEAINKHPRFSTLTRNIRHRRGEKVVINVPIFKDKNTPSPFIETFPEDDEAAKASKPDHVYMDAMGFGMGNCCLQVTFQACSIAEARYLYDQLATICPIVMALSAASPFYRGHVSDIDCRWGVISASVDDRTREERGLEPLKKNKYRISKSRYDSIDSYLSECGEKYNDIDLTIDKEIYEQLLREGLDHLLAQHVAHLFIRDPLTLFEEKIHLDDANESDHFENIQSTNWQTMRFKPPPPNSDIGWRVEFRPMEVQLTDFENSAYVVFVVLLTRVILSYKLDFLIPLSKVDENMKVAQKRDAVLQEMFYFRKDICKGGNAVVDGCGKAQSSTELATEEYTLMSINTIINGKEGVFPGLIPILNSYLENMEVDVDTRCSILNYLKLIKKRASGELMTVARWMREFIANHPDYKQDSVITDEMNYSLIFKCNQIANELCECPELLGPAFRKVKYSGSKTESSN, from the exons GTGGAATACATGTTGGTATCTTTTGATCATGAAAATAAAAGAGTCCAGTTGATCCTGTCTGGAGAGGAAATTCTCGAAACTCTGCAAGAACAGGGGGAGAGGACAAACCCAAA CCATCCTACCCTTTGGAGACCAGAGTACGGGAGTTATATGATTGAAGGGACCCCCGGACAGCCGTACGGAGGAACGATGTCCGAGTTCAACACAGTTGAAGACAACATGCGCAAACGCCGGAAGGAGGCCACTTCGCTATTAGAAGGCCATCAGGCTCTTTGCACAATTACTTCCTTTCCCAG ATTAGGCTGTCCTGGGTTTACGCTGCCCGAGTTCAAACCCAACCCGGTCGAAGGAGGAGCTTCCAAGTCCCTCTTCTTTCCCGATGAAGCCATAAACAAGCACCCCCGCTTCAG TACCCTAACAAGAAACATCCGACataggagaggagaaaaggtCGTCATCAATGTACCAA tatttaaGGACAAGAATACACCATCTCCATTTATAGAAACGTTTCCCGAGGATGATGAGGCAGCGAAGGCTTCTAAGCCCGATCACGTTTACATGGACGCCATGGGATTTGGGATGGGCAACTGCTGTCTTCAG GTAACATTCCAAGCCTGCAGCATAGCTGAGGCCAGATACCTTTATGATCAGTTGGCCACCATCTGCCCAATTGTC ATGGCTTTGAGCGCTGCGTCTCCTTTTTACCGAGGCCACGTGTCAGACATTGATTGTCGCTGGGGAGTGATCTCTGCGTCTGTAGATGATAGAACTcgggaggagagaggcctggag ccactgaagaaaaataagtatAGGATTAGTAAATCCCGGTATGATTCAATAGACAGTTATTTATCTGAATGTGGTGAGAAATATAATGACATCGACTTGACAATAGATAAAGAAATCTATGAACAGCTGTTACGGGAAG GCCTTGACCACCTCCTGGCCCAGCATGTTGCTCATCTCTTCATCAGAGACCCACTGACTCTGTTTGAAGAGAAAATACACCTGGACGATGCCAACGAGTCTGACCATTTCGAG AATATTCAGTCCACAAATTGGCAGACAATGAGGTTTAAGCCCCCTCCTCCAAACTCGGATATCGGATGGCGAGTAGAATTCCGACCCATGGAG GTTCAGCTGACGGACTTTGAGAACTCCGCGTACGTGGTGTTTGTGGTGCTGCTCACCAGGGTGATCCTGTCGTACAAGCTGGATTTTCTCATCCCGCTGTCAAAG GTTGATGAAAACATGAAAGTCGCACAGAAACGGGATGCTGTCTTGcaggaaatgttttatttcaggaaagatatttgcaaag GTGGCAACGCCGTGGTGGATGGCTGTGGGAAGGCTCAGAGCAGCACGGAGCTGGCCACGGAGGAGTACACGCTGATGAGCATCAACACCATCATCAACGGGAAG GAAGGTGTGTTTCCTGGGCTGATCCCGATTCTGAACTCGTACCTTGAAAACATGGAAGTGGATGTGGACACCAGATGTAGCATTCTGAACTACCTAAAGCTGATTAAGAAGAGAGCATCTG gagaACTAATGACAGTTGCCAGATGGATGAGGGAGTTTATCGCGAACCATCCTGACTACAAGCAAGACAGTGTGATAACCGACGAAATGAACTATAGCCTTATTTTCAAGTGTAACCAAATTGCAAATGAATTATGTGAATGCCCAGAGCTACTCGGACCAGCAtttaggaaagtaaaatataGCGGAAGCAAAACTGAGTCTTCCAACTAG